GGATGCTGGCGGACTTCGATTCGGCGCGGGAGACCATCCTTCCCGCCGGACCCTTGCGCGGCCGTTTTCGAGTCGCTGCACCCATTTTGTTCGGGCCGTCGCAAATCGGCCCAGTCCTCGCGGAGATGGCGCGCAGCCATCCGCTGCTGCGCATCCAGGCCAGCTACAGCGATCGCGTGGTCGACCTCATCAGCGAAGGTTTCGATTGCGCGATCCGAAGCGGCCATCTCCAGGATTCCAACCTGATGGCAAGACGCGTCGGCAGCATCCATGGCAAGCTGGTGGCAAGCCCCAGCTATATCGACGCCTTCGGCGCTCCCGAGACGCCGGACGAGCTTTCTCGTCACCAATCCCTCATGCAGGGAACAGAAAGCTGGCGCTTCCTGGATGGCGACCAGCCGATCGTGGCGCATCCGCAAGGAAGCTTCAAGGCCGATAACCCCGTCGCGCTGCTCGCGGCTGCGGTTGCCGGGCTTGGCCTGGCCTACCTGTCCGATTGCGTGATTGCCGAGCACCTGGCATCGGGCGCGCTGGTGCCGGTGATGGTGCGCTATCCTCCTCAACCTTCGGGTATCTATGTCGTCCGTCCACCGAGCCCACATTCGTCGCGCAAGGTCCGCGTCCTGACCGATGCGCTGCTCGTGCGCTTTGGCGGAACGGCGGAAGATTAGGCAGCGGGCCTGGGGGAAGGCAGCAGCGCTATCCACCTGGAGCGCATGCCCCCACACTCGCCTAAGAAATTAATTATCATGGACTGGAATGTCGGTTTTTTAAAACCTGTTCTGATGTCCGACCACGCTGTTTCACATATTAAGGATGTACATGCTGCTGCCTGCTATTCCCTTCGCCAGAACCACCATGCTCGGCCTGCTCGCAGCCGCGCTATCTTTGCCGGCCGTGGCCGCTGAGCCGGCATGGGTTACGAAAAGTAATACCAACGCCAAGGTCTTGCTGAACGTCCTTGCAAAATATTCTCCCGAGACAGCCAGCAATTTGGGCGTCGACGGCTATGACGAGCAGATCATGGACCTGTCGCGCGACCAGTTCGACGCATCCAATCGAGATCTGGGCGCCGCCATCGCTGAGCTGCAGAAGCGCTTGCGCAGCGAGACTGACAGCAAGATCAGGCAAGACCTGCAGATCCTGATCGACAAGGCCCAGGACCAGCTCAAGACGGCCGCCCTGCAGCGCAAGTACTTCATGCCCTACCAGGACTTGACCCGGGTGGTGTATGGCGTGGTGCGCGCGACGCTCGACCCACGCATTCCGCCAGCGCGCCAGCGTACGCTACTGGCCCGCCTGGACAAATATGCGGGACTGGCCAAGGGCTATCGGCCGATTACGGAACTGGCGCAGGAACGCTTGCAGGAGCGCCTGAAAGCGAACCCGAAACTGCTCGGCCCTTACAAGGGCGAGGTCGAGCAGTCGATCAACGACGCGCCCACTCTGCTCAAGGGTATGCGCGAGCTGCTGGCGAAAAGCGGGCTGACGGGTTGGGAACCGCGTTTCGATGCGCTGGAAAAGCAGCTGTCGGCCTACAACGCGCGCGTAAAGGCGGAGATCCTGCCGCGCGCGCGCGCTGACCATCGCCTGCCGCCGGAAGTCTATGCCGACAACCTGAAGAACTTCGGCGTCGATATCAGCCCGCAGGAACTGATCTCCAAGTCGCTCACTTCGTTCGCGGAAATCCGCAATCAAATGCAGATCACTGCCAACCTGGTGGCAAAAGAGCGTGGATTCAAAAATGCCGATTATCGCGCCGTCATGCTCGAACTGAAGAAGCAACAGATCCCGACCGACCAGGTGATGCCGCTGTATGCCGAGCGCCTGGCCGCGCTGGAAAAATCGGCGCGTGAGCAGAAGGTCGTCACCCTGCCCGAGCGGCGCGCCGTGATCCGGCTGGCGACGATGGCTGAGAATGCGGCGCAGCCGGCACCGCACATGAGTCCACCTCGCCTGATCGGCAACACTGGGGAGTACGGCGAATTCGTGCTCACTACCGGTATGCCGCCCGATGCAAGCGGCAAGCAACTGGTGTTCGACGACTTTACCCACCAGGCCGGCACGTGGTCGATCACGGCGCATGAAGCGCGTCCGGGCCACGAGATGCAGTTTGCGAAGATGATCGAGACCGGGGTGTCGACGGCGCGCGCGGTGTTTGCCTTTAACAGCGTCAACGTCGAGGGCTGGGCCCTGTATGCGGAAGCAGAGATGCAGCCCTACGAGCCGCTCGACGGCCAGTTGTTCGCGCTGCAGGCGCGCGGCATGCGCGCGGCGCGCGCCTTCCTCGACCCGATGGTCAACCTGGGTGAGATCACCCCCGAGGATGTGAAGGTCTTCCTGATGCGGGAGGTCGGTCTTTCAGAGGGCATGGCAACCCAGGAGGTGCAGCGCTACACCTTCCGCTTGCCGGGCCAGGCCACCTCCTACTTCTACGGTTACCAGCGCCTGATGGAGACGCGCCAGGCGGCCGAAGTGGCGATGGGCAGCCGTTTCGACCGCCAGAAGTTCAACGACTTCGTGCTGGCGCAGGGGCTGATTCCCCCGAACCTGTTGCGCAAGGCGGTGATGGAGGAGTTCGTCCCGTCGAAGCCCTAGGAAATCGGCAGCGCGGTGCTTGCCTCCTGGCGAGTACCGTGTTCGGATAAAAAAACGGCGGCCATTTGCGTGGCCGCCGTTTTTTCAAATAATGAGATTTATCTCATGTAGTTTGAGAACCTCCACACAGGAAGGATCAAACGTCGATATTACCTGCCTGCAGCGCGTTGGTCTCGATGAAGTTACGACGCGGTTCCACTTCGTCGCCCATCAGCGTGGTGAAGATCTGGTCCGCCGCAATGGCGTCCTCGATCTGCACCTTCAGCAGGCGGCGCACGGTCGGATCCATGGTGGTCTCCCACAGCTGCTCGGGATTCATCTCGCCCAGACCCTTGTAGCGCTGCTTCGACACGCCACGTTCGGCTTCCTCACGCAGCCACAGCATCGCCTCGTGGAACTCGCGCACCGCGAATTCCTTCAGCTTCTCGCCTTCGCCGCGACGGATGATGGCGCCTTCGCCCATCAGGCCACGGAAGGTCGCCGCCGCGTTCGACAGCACCGCGTAGTCCGGGCCGGCGACGAAGTCGGCGTCGATCGAGGTCACCTGCACGTTACCGTGACGCATACGCTCGATGCGCAGCGCATGTTTCTCGGACAGGTCATCCGAACGCACGCTGATCTTCACGGCCGGATCGTTGATCGCCGCCTCCATCGCCTTGGCCGAAGCATTGGCGTTGTCGATGGTGGTCATGTCCAGGGTCACGCCGCTCATGATCGCGGTCAGGGCGGCGCGGTCGATCACGCGCGACAGGCGCATCATGATGGCGTTGGCCAGGTTGTACTGGCGCACCAGCTCGCCCAGCGCCTCGCCGCTGATCGGGTCGGCGCCTTCGCGCGGCAGCAGCGACGCATCCTTCAGCGCCACGGTCATCATGTAGCTCGCTTCCTCGACGTCGTCCTTGAGGTAGCGCTCGTCGCGTCCGGCCTTGACCTTGTACAGCGGCGGCTGCGCGATGTACACGTGGCCGCGCTCGACCAGCTGCGGCATCTGGCGATAGAACAGGGTCAGCAGCAGGGTGCGGATGTGGGCGCCGTCGACGTCCGCGTCGGTCATGATGATGATGCGGTGGTAGCGCAGCTTGTCGACATTGAATTCGTCCGGACCGATCGAGGTGCCGAGGGTCGCGATCAGGGTGGTGATCTGCTCCGACGACAGCATCTTCTCGAAGCGCGCCTTCTCCACGTTCAGCACCTTGCCGCGCAGCGGCAGGATGGCCTGGAACTTGCGGTCGCGGCCCTGCTTGGCGGAGCCGCCTGCCGAGTCACCCTCGACGATGTAGAGTTCGGCCAGCGCCGGGTCGCGTTCCTGGCAGTCGGCCAGCTTGGAGGACAGGCCCAGGCCGTCCATCACGCCCTTGCGGCGGGTCAGGTCGCGCGCCTTGCGGGCGGCTTCGCGCGCACGCGCCGCTTCCACGATCTTGCCGCAGATGATCTTGGCGTCGTTCGGCTTTTCCATCAGGTAGTCGGTCAGGGTCTTGGCGACGATCTCCTCGACCGGGCCGCGCACTTCGGACGACACGAGTTTATCCTTGGTCTGCGACGAGAACTTCGGCTCCGGCACCTTCACCGACAGCACGCAGGTCAGGCCTTCGCGCATGTCGTCGCCCGAGATCTCGACCTTGGCCTTCTTGGCGAAGTCGTTCTCGTCGATGTACTTGTTGATCACGCGGGTCATCGCCGCGCGCAGGCCGGTCAGGTGGGTGCCGCCGTCGCGCTGCGGGATGTTGTTGGTGAAGCACAGCACCTGCTCGTTGTAGGCGTCGTTCCACTGCATCGACACGTCGACCGTGATGTTGGTGCCGTTGTCCGAGACGCGCTCGCCGGTCGCCTGGAACACGGTCGGGTGCAGCACGTTCTTGTTCTTGTTGATGTACTCGACGAAGCCGCGGGTGCCGCCCTCGAAGGCGAACACTTCTTCCTTGCCGGTGCGCTGGTCGGTCAGCTTGATGTTGACGCCGTTGTTCAGGAACGAAAGTTCGCGGATACGCTTGGACAGGATCTCGTAGTGGAACTCGACGGTGGTGAAGATCTCTTCGTCGGCCCAGAAGTGCACTTCGGTGCCGCGCTTGTCGGTCTCGCCGATCACCTTGATCGGGGACACTTCGACGCCGTTGACGATCTCGATCTCGCGGTTCTGCGGGACGCCGCGCACGAATTCCATCTGGTGCACCTTGCCGTTCTGGCGCACGGTCACGCGCAGCAACTTCGAGAGCGCGTTCACGCAGGACACGCCGACGCCGTGCAGGCCGCCGGACACCTTGTAGGCGTTCTGGTTGAACTTGCCGCCGGCGTGCAGCTCGGTCAGGGCGATCTCGGTCGCCGAGCGCTTCGGCTCGTGCTTGTCGTCCATCTTGATGCCGGTCGGGATGCCGCGGCCGTTGTCGGTGATGGAGACCGAGTTGTCGGAGTGGATGGTGACGTGGATCTCGGAGCAGAAGCCGGCCAGGGCTTCGTCGATCGAGTTGTCCAGCACCTCGAACACCAGGTGGTGCAAACCGGTGCCGTCCGAGGTGTCGCCAATGTACATGCCCGGACGCTTGCGTACCGCTTCCAGGCCTTCCAGGATCTGGATCGAGGAGGCGCCGTATTCTTCCGCCTGCGGGGCGGGGGCCATTACTGCTTGGGTATTCTCGGACATGGACTGCTTTCTATAAAACGGGTGATTTCAGGTGCTTGATGCACTGAGCTGGTCGCAGCGGCGTTGGCACGCTGGTTGGCTCCCTTGCACCTGCAACCTAAAAACCGTCATTCCGGCGCAGGCCGGAATCCAAGTTGTATGCGCTCATGCAAACTTGGATCACCGTGGGGCCGCCGAGGCCTACGCGGGGATGACGGGTTGAGGCTATGTCTTAAGCTTGAGCGCGCGGTCTGCCTGCATTCACATCAAATACGCATCGGCATGACGACATACTTGAAGTCGCCATTGTCGGGAATCGAAATCAGCGCCGACGAGTTCGAGTCGCCCAGGGCGATGTTCACCTGGTCGCACTTGAGGTTGTTCAGCACGTCGAGCAGGTAGGTGACGTTGAAGCCGATGTCGATCGCGTCGCCGCCATAATCGATCTCCAGCTCCTCGACCGCCTCTTCCTGGTCGGCATTGGTCGAGCTGATCTTCATGCTGCCCGGCCCGATGATGCAACGCACGCCCTTGAACTTGTCACTGGTCATGATCGCGGCGCGCTGCAGCGAACGCAGCAGCTCGTCACGGCTGATCGTGAAGTCGTTCTTGTAACCCTTGGGGATCACGCGCGTGTAGTCAGGGAACTTACCCTCCACCAGCTTCGAGATCAGCTCGATGTCGGCGAAAGTCAGCTTCACCTGCGAAGCCGCGATGTCCAGGCGAACTTCCTCGTCGCTCTCCTCGAGCAGGCGCTGCAGCTCGATGATGGTCTTGCGCGGGATGATCACTTCCTGGCGCTCGAAGGACTGCTCGGACTCCACCTGGCAGAAGGCCAGGCGGTGGCCGTCGGTCGCCACGGCGATGATGTTGTTGCCATCCAGCACCAGCAGCAGGCCGTTCAGGTAGTAGCGGATGTCCTGCTGGGCCATCGCGAAGTACACCATGTTGAACAGGTGCTTCAGGGTCTTCTGCGGCAGGGTCACGGTGGCGTTGTAGCTGTCGGCCACCGACACCGTCGGGAATTCCTCGGCCGCCAGGGTCTGCAGGGCGAAGCGCGACTTGCCGCTCTGGACGGCCAGGCGCTTGTTCTGCAGGGTCATGGTCACGTCGCCCGACTCGGGCAGCGCGCGCAGGATGTCGAGCAGCTTGCGCGCGGCCACGGTCGTGCCCGTGACCTCGTCGCCCGCACCGATGTCGGCGTGCGTGGTGATCTGCACTTCGGTGTCGGTCGACAGGAACGAGACGCTTTCACCGTTCTTGCGAATGAGGATATTGGCCAGAATCGGCATAGTGTGCCGACGCTCGACAATACCGCTCACGATCTGCAGTGGCCGGAGAAGCGTGTCTCGGG
This genomic window from Massilia sp. KIM contains:
- a CDS encoding LysR family transcriptional regulator — translated: MDIEELQSFVEVADAGGISSAAHRLGVSKSIVSRRLSKLETELGVQLLARTTRGAALTEAGAAFREYAARMLADFDSARETILPAGPLRGRFRVAAPILFGPSQIGPVLAEMARSHPLLRIQASYSDRVVDLISEGFDCAIRSGHLQDSNLMARRVGSIHGKLVASPSYIDAFGAPETPDELSRHQSLMQGTESWRFLDGDQPIVAHPQGSFKADNPVALLAAAVAGLGLAYLSDCVIAEHLASGALVPVMVRYPPQPSGIYVVRPPSPHSSRKVRVLTDALLVRFGGTAED
- a CDS encoding DUF885 domain-containing protein, producing MLLPAIPFARTTMLGLLAAALSLPAVAAEPAWVTKSNTNAKVLLNVLAKYSPETASNLGVDGYDEQIMDLSRDQFDASNRDLGAAIAELQKRLRSETDSKIRQDLQILIDKAQDQLKTAALQRKYFMPYQDLTRVVYGVVRATLDPRIPPARQRTLLARLDKYAGLAKGYRPITELAQERLQERLKANPKLLGPYKGEVEQSINDAPTLLKGMRELLAKSGLTGWEPRFDALEKQLSAYNARVKAEILPRARADHRLPPEVYADNLKNFGVDISPQELISKSLTSFAEIRNQMQITANLVAKERGFKNADYRAVMLELKKQQIPTDQVMPLYAERLAALEKSAREQKVVTLPERRAVIRLATMAENAAQPAPHMSPPRLIGNTGEYGEFVLTTGMPPDASGKQLVFDDFTHQAGTWSITAHEARPGHEMQFAKMIETGVSTARAVFAFNSVNVEGWALYAEAEMQPYEPLDGQLFALQARGMRAARAFLDPMVNLGEITPEDVKVFLMREVGLSEGMATQEVQRYTFRLPGQATSYFYGYQRLMETRQAAEVAMGSRFDRQKFNDFVLAQGLIPPNLLRKAVMEEFVPSKP
- the gyrB gene encoding DNA topoisomerase (ATP-hydrolyzing) subunit B, whose translation is MSENTQAVMAPAPQAEEYGASSIQILEGLEAVRKRPGMYIGDTSDGTGLHHLVFEVLDNSIDEALAGFCSEIHVTIHSDNSVSITDNGRGIPTGIKMDDKHEPKRSATEIALTELHAGGKFNQNAYKVSGGLHGVGVSCVNALSKLLRVTVRQNGKVHQMEFVRGVPQNREIEIVNGVEVSPIKVIGETDKRGTEVHFWADEEIFTTVEFHYEILSKRIRELSFLNNGVNIKLTDQRTGKEEVFAFEGGTRGFVEYINKNKNVLHPTVFQATGERVSDNGTNITVDVSMQWNDAYNEQVLCFTNNIPQRDGGTHLTGLRAAMTRVINKYIDENDFAKKAKVEISGDDMREGLTCVLSVKVPEPKFSSQTKDKLVSSEVRGPVEEIVAKTLTDYLMEKPNDAKIICGKIVEAARAREAARKARDLTRRKGVMDGLGLSSKLADCQERDPALAELYIVEGDSAGGSAKQGRDRKFQAILPLRGKVLNVEKARFEKMLSSEQITTLIATLGTSIGPDEFNVDKLRYHRIIIMTDADVDGAHIRTLLLTLFYRQMPQLVERGHVYIAQPPLYKVKAGRDERYLKDDVEEASYMMTVALKDASLLPREGADPISGEALGELVRQYNLANAIMMRLSRVIDRAALTAIMSGVTLDMTTIDNANASAKAMEAAINDPAVKISVRSDDLSEKHALRIERMRHGNVQVTSIDADFVAGPDYAVLSNAAATFRGLMGEGAIIRRGEGEKLKEFAVREFHEAMLWLREEAERGVSKQRYKGLGEMNPEQLWETTMDPTVRRLLKVQIEDAIAADQIFTTLMGDEVEPRRNFIETNALQAGNIDV
- the dnaN gene encoding DNA polymerase III subunit beta → MQLVKSTRDTLLRPLQIVSGIVERRHTMPILANILIRKNGESVSFLSTDTEVQITTHADIGAGDEVTGTTVAARKLLDILRALPESGDVTMTLQNKRLAVQSGKSRFALQTLAAEEFPTVSVADSYNATVTLPQKTLKHLFNMVYFAMAQQDIRYYLNGLLLVLDGNNIIAVATDGHRLAFCQVESEQSFERQEVIIPRKTIIELQRLLEESDEEVRLDIAASQVKLTFADIELISKLVEGKFPDYTRVIPKGYKNDFTISRDELLRSLQRAAIMTSDKFKGVRCIIGPGSMKISSTNADQEEAVEELEIDYGGDAIDIGFNVTYLLDVLNNLKCDQVNIALGDSNSSALISIPDNGDFKYVVMPMRI